A window of Xylophilus sp. GW821-FHT01B05 contains these coding sequences:
- a CDS encoding class II fumarate hydratase, protein MSATRTEHDAFGPVQIPAGRYWGAQTQRALEVFDIGEERFPARLLHAFGLQKIAAARANLRCGTLDAALAQAIINAATELRAGRFDADFPLTIWQTGSGTQTNMNANEVIANRANELLGQPLGSKRPVHPNDHVNASQSSNDSFPTVMHIATAQELHERLLPALALLRDRLQERAQAFAGVLKVARTHLMDAVPMTMGQAFDTFARQAALGRERLLGTLPRLLVLPQGGTAAGTGINAPPGFDVAFCEEASVLAGLAFVPNPSKFEGMGVHDALVEVSGALNTVASSLLKIANDIRLLGSGPRCGLGELRLPDDGLTSSIMPGKRNPTIAEVLAQACLQVMGNHSTITLANASGNFELNVAKPVLIHNLLQSIRVLADAARVFAERLVKDLELDHARLAANVEQALLAVTALNPVLGYDRVAQITRSALERGTSPRAAALALGLISAEDYDRLVDPAAMAAPHS, encoded by the coding sequence ATGAGCGCCACCCGCACCGAGCACGACGCCTTCGGCCCGGTCCAGATCCCCGCCGGCCGCTACTGGGGGGCGCAGACCCAGCGCGCGCTGGAGGTGTTCGACATCGGCGAAGAGCGCTTCCCGGCGCGGCTGCTGCACGCCTTCGGGCTGCAGAAGATCGCCGCCGCGCGCGCCAACCTGCGCTGCGGCACGCTTGATGCGGCGCTGGCCCAGGCCATCATCAACGCCGCCACCGAGCTGCGCGCAGGCCGCTTCGATGCCGACTTCCCGCTCACCATCTGGCAGACCGGCTCCGGCACCCAGACCAACATGAACGCCAACGAGGTCATTGCCAACCGCGCCAACGAGCTGCTGGGCCAGCCGCTGGGCAGCAAGCGGCCGGTGCACCCGAACGACCACGTCAACGCCTCGCAGTCGTCCAACGACAGCTTTCCCACGGTGATGCACATCGCCACCGCGCAAGAGCTGCACGAGCGCCTGCTGCCCGCGCTGGCGCTGCTGCGCGATCGCCTGCAAGAGCGCGCCCAGGCCTTTGCCGGCGTGCTCAAGGTCGCGCGCACCCACCTGATGGACGCCGTGCCCATGACCATGGGCCAGGCCTTCGACACCTTCGCCCGGCAGGCCGCGCTGGGACGCGAACGGCTGCTGGGCACGCTGCCGCGCCTGCTGGTGTTGCCCCAGGGCGGCACCGCGGCCGGCACCGGGATCAACGCGCCGCCGGGCTTCGATGTGGCCTTCTGCGAAGAGGCCAGCGTACTTGCCGGCCTGGCCTTTGTGCCCAACCCCAGCAAGTTCGAAGGCATGGGCGTGCACGACGCGCTGGTGGAGGTATCGGGCGCGCTCAACACCGTCGCCAGCTCATTGCTGAAGATCGCCAACGACATCCGCCTGCTGGGCTCGGGCCCGCGCTGCGGCCTGGGCGAATTGCGCCTGCCGGACGACGGCCTGACCTCATCCATCATGCCCGGCAAGCGCAACCCGACCATCGCCGAAGTGCTGGCACAGGCCTGCCTGCAGGTCATGGGCAACCACAGCACCATCACCCTGGCCAATGCCTCCGGCAACTTCGAACTCAACGTCGCCAAGCCGGTGCTGATCCACAACCTGCTGCAGTCGATCCGCGTGCTGGCCGATGCGGCCCGCGTCTTCGCCGAGCGCCTGGTGAAAGACCTGGAGCTGGACCACGCGCGCCTGGCCGCCAACGTCGAGCAGGCGCTGCTGGCGGTCACCGCGCTCAACCCGGTGCTGGGCTACGACCGCGTGGCACAGATCACCCGCAGCGCGCTGGAGCGCGGCACTAGCCCGCGCGCCGCGGCCCTGGCGCTGGGGCTCATCAGTGCCGAGGACTACGACCGCTTGGTGGACCCGGCCGCCATGGCTGCGCCGCATAGCTGA
- the cueR gene encoding Cu(I)-responsive transcriptional regulator, translating to MSTAAAVPEAGATIGAAARRSGVSARMVRHYEALGLLPPVARTDSGYRLYGEPEVHTLRFIKRARDLGFSMAEIGELVGLWHDRSRASAQVKRIAQAHISDLARRIADMQAMQRTLEGLVSCCHGDSRPDCPILDDLAGAAPR from the coding sequence GTGAGCACGGCTGCCGCGGTCCCGGAAGCCGGCGCCACTATAGGCGCCGCGGCCCGGCGCTCGGGCGTGTCGGCACGCATGGTGCGCCACTACGAGGCGCTGGGCCTGCTGCCGCCGGTAGCCCGCACCGACAGCGGCTACCGCCTGTACGGCGAGCCCGAGGTGCACACCCTGCGCTTCATCAAGCGCGCCCGCGACCTGGGCTTTTCCATGGCCGAGATCGGCGAGCTGGTCGGCCTCTGGCACGACCGCAGCCGCGCCAGCGCCCAGGTCAAGCGCATCGCCCAGGCGCACATCAGCGACCTGGCCCGCCGCATCGCCGACATGCAGGCCATGCAGCGCACGCTGGAAGGCCTGGTGTCCTGCTGCCACGGCGACAGCCGGCCGGACTGCCCGATCCTGGACGACCTGGCGGGCGCCGCCCCCCGATAG
- a CDS encoding GntR family transcriptional regulator, translating to MADTRYAQIARDLAARMASGEMPVGTVLPKEVDLAESLGVSRHTIRAAITELQQLGLVSRRRKAGTRVEAATPTGHYRQSLTSLEDLVHFGATHTRVLRGTATVVADRALAGQLGCAPGSRWLRVSFVRMDGSPSGLPMGWTDVYVDAEQGDVSDLPARIEAAPDMLVSTLLEAHYGRRVAQVRQDVQGALVPPELAEALQAPAGAPALRIVRRYLDGAGQLIDLSITVHPADRYTFSVQLTREQASATAAAPEI from the coding sequence ATGGCCGATACCCGTTACGCCCAGATCGCGCGCGACCTGGCGGCCCGCATGGCCTCGGGCGAGATGCCGGTGGGCACGGTGCTGCCGAAGGAGGTGGACCTGGCCGAATCACTGGGCGTGAGCCGCCACACCATTCGCGCGGCGATCACCGAGCTGCAGCAGCTCGGCCTGGTGTCGCGCCGGCGCAAGGCCGGCACGCGGGTGGAGGCGGCCACGCCCACGGGCCACTACCGGCAGTCACTGACCTCGCTGGAAGACCTGGTGCATTTCGGCGCCACCCACACCCGAGTGCTGCGCGGCACGGCCACGGTGGTGGCCGACCGGGCGTTGGCTGGGCAACTGGGCTGCGCCCCGGGCTCGCGCTGGCTGCGCGTGTCCTTTGTGCGCATGGACGGCTCGCCCTCGGGCCTGCCCATGGGCTGGACGGATGTGTATGTGGACGCCGAGCAGGGCGATGTGTCCGACCTGCCCGCGCGCATAGAGGCGGCGCCCGACATGCTGGTGTCCACCCTGCTGGAGGCGCACTACGGCCGCCGCGTGGCGCAGGTGCGGCAAGACGTGCAAGGCGCGCTGGTGCCGCCCGAGCTGGCCGAGGCGCTGCAGGCGCCGGCCGGCGCGCCGGCCCTGCGCATCGTGCGCCGCTACCTGGACGGCGCGGGCCAATTGATCGACCTGAGCATTACCGTGCACCCGGCAGACCGCTACACCTTCTCGGTCCAGCTCACGCGCGAGCAGGCCAGTGCCACGGCGGCGGCGCCAGAAATTTAA
- a CDS encoding LysR family transcriptional regulator: MDPGALEYFHLVAHSGSISRAAGVLGMEPSTLTRHIGRLEEEAGVKLFHRSGRGMVLTDAGALLLPEAQKLVDALQHTRRVAADLAAGGPSQIVLAAQPTIAQVSFGALGHALKARFPRARIRLAEGLGHQLVDWLQEGKIDVALLYVPTQSRIVDHDLLLQEPLHCVLPPGHKRPVEPLPIAALLDLPLVLPSTPHGLRGLAESWAQRHGKRLNLALECDGSTFMTRRLVQAGHGCTLLPLAAVQEEVERGLLQAVRLEGDEALRTVAVATALNRPPANGLWETTQLLRQVIATLVAGGHWPGVSRMAG, encoded by the coding sequence ATGGACCCCGGCGCGCTTGAATACTTCCACCTGGTCGCCCACAGCGGCAGCATTTCGCGGGCGGCCGGCGTGCTGGGCATGGAGCCGTCCACGCTGACCCGCCACATCGGCCGGCTGGAAGAAGAAGCCGGCGTGAAGCTGTTCCACCGCAGCGGCCGCGGCATGGTGCTGACGGATGCCGGCGCGCTGCTGCTGCCCGAGGCGCAAAAGCTGGTCGATGCGCTGCAGCACACGCGCCGCGTGGCGGCCGACCTGGCCGCCGGCGGCCCTTCGCAGATCGTGCTGGCGGCCCAACCGACCATTGCCCAGGTCAGCTTTGGGGCGCTGGGCCATGCGCTCAAGGCGCGCTTCCCGCGCGCCCGCATCCGGCTGGCCGAGGGCTTGGGCCACCAACTGGTGGACTGGCTGCAAGAGGGCAAGATCGACGTCGCCCTGCTCTACGTGCCGACCCAGTCGCGCATCGTCGACCACGACCTGCTGCTGCAAGAGCCGCTGCACTGCGTGCTGCCCCCCGGCCACAAGCGGCCGGTGGAACCGCTGCCCATTGCCGCGCTGCTGGACCTGCCGCTGGTGCTGCCCAGCACGCCGCACGGCCTGCGCGGCCTGGCCGAGAGCTGGGCGCAGCGCCACGGCAAGCGCCTGAACCTCGCCTTGGAATGCGACGGCTCCACCTTCATGACGCGCCGCCTGGTCCAGGCCGGCCATGGCTGCACCCTGCTGCCGCTGGCCGCCGTGCAGGAAGAGGTAGAGCGCGGCCTGCTGCAAGCCGTGCGCCTGGAAGGCGACGAGGCGCTGCGCACGGTGGCCGTGGCCACCGCCCTCAACCGGCCGCCCGCCAACGGCCTGTGGGAGACAACCCAGCTGCTGCGCCAGGTGATTGCCACGCTGGTGGCCGGCGGCCATTGGCCCGGCGTCAGCCGCATGGCTGGCTGA
- a CDS encoding tripartite tricarboxylate transporter substrate-binding protein: MALAAGALTLHATAQAQAWPARPITWIVPFAAGGPTDALARDIADRTGKQLGQTILIDNAAGAGGTIGSAKAARAAPDGYTFLVGHMGYMGAAPALYKKLSYDPVKDFEAVFRFPDTPLVLLVPTNSPYKNAEELVAFGKKNPGRLNFSNAGVGSTSHLVAALFASKAGMQITSVAYKGAAPAMNDLIAGQVDAMFDQTNTALPQIGPRLKAIGLTSDKEMAQFPGVPALGAKVVPGFETATWYGIYAPRNTPKDVVEKMHQAYLKALDDKAWTQKMAAQGIRLLPVADYAPAAFARHTAAEVERWKKVAAEANISVE, from the coding sequence CTGGCCCTGGCCGCCGGCGCACTCACCCTGCACGCCACGGCACAGGCCCAGGCCTGGCCGGCGCGGCCCATCACCTGGATCGTGCCCTTTGCCGCCGGCGGCCCCACCGACGCGCTGGCGCGCGACATCGCCGACCGCACCGGCAAACAGCTGGGCCAGACCATCCTGATCGACAACGCCGCCGGCGCCGGCGGCACCATTGGCTCGGCCAAGGCGGCGCGCGCCGCGCCCGATGGCTATACCTTCCTGGTCGGCCACATGGGCTACATGGGCGCCGCGCCCGCGCTCTACAAAAAGCTCAGCTACGACCCGGTGAAGGACTTCGAGGCGGTGTTCCGCTTCCCCGACACGCCGCTGGTGCTGCTGGTGCCCACCAATTCGCCCTACAAGAACGCGGAAGAACTGGTGGCCTTCGGCAAGAAGAACCCGGGCCGCCTCAATTTCAGCAACGCGGGCGTGGGCTCGACCTCGCACCTGGTCGCGGCCTTGTTCGCCAGCAAGGCTGGTATGCAGATCACCTCCGTCGCCTACAAGGGCGCGGCCCCGGCCATGAACGACCTGATCGCCGGCCAGGTCGACGCCATGTTCGACCAGACCAACACCGCCCTGCCGCAGATCGGCCCACGCCTGAAAGCCATAGGCCTGACATCGGACAAGGAAATGGCGCAGTTCCCCGGCGTGCCCGCGCTCGGTGCCAAGGTGGTGCCGGGCTTCGAGACCGCCACCTGGTATGGCATCTACGCACCGCGCAACACGCCCAAGGACGTGGTCGAGAAGATGCACCAGGCCTACCTCAAGGCGCTGGACGACAAGGCCTGGACGCAGAAGATGGCGGCCCAGGGCATACGCCTGCTGCCGGTGGCCGACTACGCGCCCGCCGCCTTCGCCCGGCACACCGCGGCCGAAGTCGAGCGCTGGAAGAAGGTCGCGGCCGAGGCCAACATCAGCGTCGAATGA
- a CDS encoding cation transporter: MSQQFQVEGMSCGHCSQAVQNAVQAADPQAQVKVDLPTGHVDVVSTHSRESLRLAIEGAGYKAS; the protein is encoded by the coding sequence ATGAGCCAACAATTCCAGGTCGAAGGCATGAGCTGCGGCCACTGCTCGCAAGCCGTGCAAAACGCCGTGCAGGCCGCTGACCCGCAAGCCCAGGTCAAGGTTGACCTGCCCACCGGCCATGTCGATGTTGTAAGCACACACTCACGTGAAAGCCTGCGCCTGGCCATCGAGGGTGCGGGCTACAAGGCATCGTGA
- a CDS encoding adenylosuccinate lyase family protein: protein MSSAFSASTVVDSILFRDAFGTAGMRAIFSDHALIQRYIDAEVALAKAEARCGVIPAEAAEVIARESRIERIDFDHMREETDIVGYPILPLVHQLVAICGEAGRYVHWGATTQDIMDTAVALQVRDALDSIDADIRALRAILAGLAQKYRDTPMAGRTHLQQALPVTFGYKAAIWLAMFDRHQQRLAELRPRVAVLEFAGAAGTLASLGDKGFAVQAAMAEELGLGVPATTWHVARDGFAEAVNLLALITGSLGKIALDIMIMASTEFAEVYEPFVKGRGASSTMPQKRNPISSELMLAASKAVRQHAGLMVDAMVQDFERATGPWHAEWIAIPESFILSAGALHQARFALGGLIVDEARMAHNLGITKGLIVAEAVMMGLAPFTGRQQAHDIVYDACRTVNEHGGTLAEALAALPAVTTHFDRAAINRLTDPANYLGLAPQMVDRALQLSAQI from the coding sequence ATGTCCTCTGCCTTCTCCGCCAGTACCGTTGTCGACTCGATTCTCTTCCGCGATGCCTTTGGCACCGCGGGCATGCGCGCCATCTTCTCCGACCACGCGCTGATCCAGCGCTATATCGACGCCGAGGTGGCCTTGGCCAAGGCCGAGGCGCGCTGCGGCGTGATCCCGGCCGAGGCCGCCGAGGTGATCGCCCGCGAGTCGCGCATCGAGCGCATCGACTTCGACCACATGCGCGAGGAAACCGACATCGTCGGCTACCCCATCCTGCCGCTGGTGCACCAGTTGGTCGCCATCTGTGGCGAGGCCGGCCGCTATGTGCACTGGGGCGCCACCACGCAAGACATCATGGATACGGCCGTCGCCCTGCAGGTGCGCGACGCACTCGACAGCATCGACGCCGACATCCGTGCGCTGCGCGCCATCCTGGCCGGCCTGGCCCAGAAGTACCGCGACACGCCCATGGCCGGCCGCACCCATCTGCAGCAGGCGCTGCCGGTGACCTTCGGCTACAAGGCCGCGATCTGGCTGGCCATGTTCGACCGCCACCAGCAGCGCCTGGCCGAGCTGCGCCCGCGCGTGGCGGTGCTTGAATTTGCCGGTGCCGCCGGCACGCTGGCTTCGCTGGGCGACAAAGGCTTTGCCGTGCAAGCCGCCATGGCCGAAGAACTGGGCCTGGGCGTGCCCGCCACCACCTGGCATGTGGCGCGCGACGGCTTTGCCGAAGCCGTGAACCTGCTGGCGCTCATCACCGGCTCGCTCGGCAAGATCGCGCTGGACATCATGATCATGGCGTCCACCGAGTTCGCCGAGGTGTATGAGCCCTTCGTCAAGGGCCGTGGTGCCAGCAGCACCATGCCGCAAAAGCGCAACCCCATCTCCAGCGAGCTGATGCTGGCGGCCTCCAAGGCCGTGCGCCAGCACGCCGGCCTGATGGTCGACGCCATGGTGCAGGACTTCGAGCGCGCCACCGGCCCCTGGCATGCCGAGTGGATCGCCATCCCCGAGAGCTTCATCCTCAGCGCCGGCGCGCTGCACCAGGCCAGGTTCGCCCTGGGCGGGCTGATCGTGGACGAGGCGCGCATGGCGCACAACCTCGGCATCACCAAGGGCCTGATCGTGGCCGAGGCCGTGATGATGGGCCTGGCCCCCTTCACCGGCCGCCAGCAGGCGCACGACATCGTCTACGACGCCTGCCGCACCGTGAACGAGCACGGCGGCACCCTGGCCGAGGCGCTGGCCGCCCTGCCCGCCGTCACCACGCACTTCGACCGCGCCGCCATCAACCGCCTGACCGACCCCGCCAACTACCTGGGCCTGGCGCCGCAAATGGTGGACCGCGCGCTGCAGCTGTCGGCGCAGATCTGA
- a CDS encoding heavy metal translocating P-type ATPase, whose product MNTASNTLSADISVGGMTCASCVARVERALKAVPGVEAAAVNLATESARVTVQGGGMDAAQWQARLRRAVRDAGYEPRTPEQAQAVENASPWAGFGPVALGFVLSAPLLLPMFAEWAGLHWMLPAWAQLLLAAPVQFWLGARFYRAGWHAAKAGAGNMDLLVALGTSAAFGLSLWLWWRAAPGEMPHLYFEASAVVITLVLLGKWLESRAKHQTTSAIRALQALRPETAHVLRNGREIELPVAELLVGDRLAVRPGERIPADGRVLEGRSQADESMLTGEPLPVDKSEGDTLTGGAVNGDGRLVMEVSTAGAETVLARIIRLVEDAQAAKAPIQRTVDKVAAVFVPVVLVIAVLTALGWMLAGQGAEVALVHAVAVLVIACPCALGLATPAAIMAGTGVAARHGILIRDAEALERAQRVDTVAFDKTGTLTLGRPRLTALDLSTACEEGSALRLAAALQAGSEHPLARAVLAAAAERAIEVQPAQDLQAVPGRGIEGLVDGRRLRLGSLRWMEELGVDLGAQAARVADLQQGGATLSALAEGDQLLALLAFADTPRVGAREALAALRARPLRLALVSGDNRGAALAMGERLGLRPSEVQAEVLPAGKVDAVRGLQAGGHVVAMVGDGVNDAPALAAADVGIAMGSGTDVAMHAAGITLMRPDLALVGAALDIAGRTVAKIRQNLFWAFVYNVAGIPLAAFGLLSPVVAGAAMALSSVSVMANALLLRRWKP is encoded by the coding sequence ATGAACACTGCAAGCAACACCCTCTCGGCCGATATTTCCGTGGGCGGCATGACCTGCGCCTCTTGTGTGGCGCGTGTCGAGCGGGCGCTGAAAGCCGTGCCGGGCGTGGAGGCCGCCGCCGTCAACCTGGCGACCGAATCGGCCCGCGTCACGGTGCAGGGCGGCGGCATGGACGCCGCGCAGTGGCAGGCGCGCCTGCGCCGCGCCGTGCGCGATGCCGGCTACGAGCCGCGCACACCTGAGCAGGCGCAGGCGGTGGAAAACGCCTCGCCCTGGGCCGGCTTTGGCCCGGTGGCGCTGGGCTTTGTGCTGTCGGCGCCGCTCTTGCTGCCGATGTTTGCCGAATGGGCCGGCCTGCACTGGATGCTGCCGGCCTGGGCGCAGTTGCTGCTGGCCGCGCCGGTGCAGTTCTGGCTGGGTGCGCGCTTTTACCGCGCCGGCTGGCATGCGGCCAAAGCGGGCGCCGGCAATATGGATTTGTTGGTGGCGCTGGGCACCTCGGCGGCGTTTGGGTTGTCGCTCTGGCTGTGGTGGCGCGCCGCGCCGGGGGAGATGCCGCATCTGTACTTCGAGGCCTCGGCCGTGGTCATCACCCTGGTGCTGCTGGGCAAATGGCTGGAGTCGCGCGCCAAGCACCAGACCACCTCGGCCATCCGCGCGCTGCAGGCGCTGCGGCCAGAGACGGCGCATGTGCTGCGCAACGGCCGGGAAATCGAGCTGCCGGTGGCCGAGCTGCTGGTGGGCGACCGGCTGGCGGTGCGCCCGGGCGAGCGCATCCCGGCCGACGGCCGCGTGCTGGAGGGCCGTTCGCAGGCCGACGAATCCATGCTCACCGGCGAGCCGCTGCCTGTGGATAAGTCCGAGGGCGACACGCTCACTGGCGGCGCAGTCAACGGCGACGGCCGGCTGGTGATGGAGGTCTCGACCGCCGGCGCCGAGACCGTGCTGGCCCGCATCATCCGGCTGGTGGAAGACGCCCAGGCCGCCAAGGCCCCGATCCAGCGCACGGTGGACAAGGTGGCCGCCGTCTTCGTGCCGGTGGTGCTGGTGATTGCCGTGCTCACCGCCCTTGGCTGGATGCTGGCCGGGCAGGGCGCGGAAGTGGCGCTGGTGCACGCAGTGGCGGTGCTGGTGATTGCCTGCCCCTGCGCGCTGGGCCTGGCGACGCCGGCAGCCATCATGGCCGGCACCGGCGTGGCGGCGCGCCACGGCATTCTGATCCGTGACGCCGAGGCGCTGGAGCGCGCGCAGCGCGTGGACACCGTGGCCTTCGACAAGACCGGCACCCTGACCCTGGGCCGGCCACGCCTCACCGCGTTGGACTTATCCACAGCTTGTGAAGAGGGTTCTGCACTGCGGCTGGCGGCTGCCCTGCAGGCAGGAAGCGAGCATCCACTCGCACGGGCGGTGTTGGCAGCAGCGGCTGAGCGTGCCATTGAGGTGCAACCCGCGCAGGATCTGCAAGCCGTGCCAGGACGCGGCATCGAAGGCCTGGTGGACGGCCGGCGCCTGCGCCTGGGCAGCCTGCGCTGGATGGAGGAGCTGGGCGTGGACCTGGGCGCGCAGGCCGCCCGCGTGGCTGATCTGCAGCAAGGCGGCGCCACGCTGTCGGCGCTGGCCGAAGGCGACCAACTGCTGGCCCTGCTGGCCTTTGCCGACACACCGCGCGTCGGTGCGCGCGAAGCCCTGGCCGCCCTGCGCGCGCGGCCGCTGCGGCTGGCGCTGGTGTCGGGCGACAACCGGGGCGCGGCGCTGGCCATGGGCGAGCGCCTGGGCCTGCGGCCGTCCGAGGTGCAGGCCGAGGTACTGCCGGCCGGCAAGGTGGACGCGGTGCGCGGCCTGCAGGCCGGCGGCCATGTGGTGGCCATGGTGGGCGACGGCGTCAACGATGCGCCGGCGCTGGCGGCGGCCGATGTGGGCATTGCCATGGGCAGCGGCACCGACGTGGCCATGCACGCCGCCGGCATCACCCTGATGCGGCCCGACCTGGCGCTGGTGGGCGCGGCGCTGGATATTGCCGGCCGCACCGTGGCCAAGATCCGGCAAAACCTGTTCTGGGCCTTTGTCTACAACGTGGCGGGCATACCGCTGGCGGCCTTCGGCCTGCTGAGCCCGGTGGTGGCGGGGGCGGCCATGGCGCTCAGCTCGGTCAGCGTCATGGCCAATGCATTGTTGCTGCGCCGCTGGAAACCGTAA
- a CDS encoding thiamine pyrophosphate-binding protein translates to MLQEPELRAAAPGHTSTKARTAGQVLVDSLRLHGVDRVFCVPGESYLAVLDALHDVQDSIQLVVAKHEGGAANMAEADGKLTGRPGICMVTRGPGATHASIGVHTAQQDSTPMVLFVGQIARGHVGREAFQEVDYHAMFGKLAKWVVEVTDASRMAEIVARAFHTAVSGRPGPVVVSLPEDMLTEASSVPAFVSAPLAPALPAPQALQQIATMLAAAQRPLVVVGGSAWSPEASASLAAFASAWKLPVACSFRRQDALDNRHPQYVGHLALGLNPALRQMVAEADLILALGTRLGDIATDGYSLLRPPVPQQTLIHVHVDAAEIGRVYRPTLGVQADTAPTAAALAALPAPPQRPWADWARAARQTHEAFSLPPQRAPEASGVDMGLAMQHLGQVLPEDSILTNGAGNYSVWLHRFYPYRQARTELAPTCGAMGYGLPAAVAASLRHPGRSVVCVAGDGCFLMYPQELATAAEYGGSFIVLVVNNGMYGTIRMHQENHYPDRISGTRLQGPDYVALARAFGAHAERVAATADFAPALERARAAGGLALLELVTDPRQITPTKRLA, encoded by the coding sequence ATGCTCCAGGAACCCGAACTCCGCGCCGCCGCCCCCGGCCACACCTCCACCAAAGCCCGTACGGCCGGCCAGGTGCTGGTCGATTCGCTGCGCCTGCACGGTGTAGACCGCGTCTTTTGCGTGCCGGGCGAAAGCTACCTGGCCGTGCTCGATGCGCTGCACGACGTGCAGGACAGCATCCAGCTGGTGGTGGCCAAGCACGAAGGCGGCGCGGCCAACATGGCCGAGGCCGACGGCAAGCTCACCGGCCGCCCCGGCATCTGCATGGTGACGCGCGGCCCGGGTGCCACGCACGCCAGCATCGGCGTGCACACGGCGCAGCAAGACTCCACGCCCATGGTCCTGTTCGTGGGCCAGATCGCGCGCGGCCATGTCGGGCGCGAAGCCTTCCAGGAGGTCGACTACCACGCCATGTTCGGCAAGCTGGCCAAGTGGGTGGTGGAGGTGACCGACGCCTCGCGCATGGCCGAGATCGTGGCGCGCGCCTTTCACACCGCCGTCTCTGGCCGGCCCGGCCCGGTGGTGGTGTCCCTGCCCGAAGACATGCTGACCGAAGCCAGCAGCGTGCCGGCCTTTGTCTCTGCCCCGCTGGCGCCGGCGCTGCCCGCGCCCCAGGCGCTGCAGCAGATCGCCACGATGCTGGCCGCCGCCCAGCGCCCGCTGGTGGTGGTGGGCGGCAGCGCCTGGTCGCCAGAGGCGTCGGCCTCGCTGGCCGCCTTTGCCAGCGCCTGGAAGCTGCCGGTGGCCTGCTCCTTCCGCCGCCAGGACGCGCTGGACAACCGTCATCCGCAATACGTGGGCCACCTGGCGCTGGGCCTAAACCCGGCCCTGCGGCAGATGGTGGCCGAGGCCGACCTGATCCTGGCCCTGGGCACGCGCCTGGGCGACATCGCCACCGACGGCTACAGCCTGCTGCGGCCGCCAGTGCCGCAGCAAACGCTGATCCATGTGCATGTGGACGCCGCCGAGATCGGCCGCGTGTACCGCCCAACGCTGGGCGTGCAGGCCGACACCGCGCCCACGGCCGCGGCCCTGGCCGCCCTGCCCGCGCCGCCCCAGCGCCCCTGGGCCGACTGGGCGCGCGCCGCGCGTCAGACCCACGAGGCCTTCAGCCTGCCGCCGCAGCGCGCGCCCGAAGCCAGCGGCGTGGACATGGGCCTGGCCATGCAGCACCTGGGCCAGGTGCTGCCCGAGGACAGCATCCTCACCAACGGCGCCGGCAACTACTCGGTCTGGCTGCACCGCTTCTACCCCTACCGGCAGGCGCGCACCGAGCTCGCGCCCACCTGCGGCGCCATGGGCTACGGCCTGCCCGCCGCCGTGGCCGCGTCGCTGCGGCATCCCGGGCGCAGCGTGGTCTGCGTGGCGGGCGACGGCTGCTTCCTGATGTACCCGCAAGAGCTGGCCACCGCCGCAGAGTACGGCGGCAGCTTCATCGTGCTGGTGGTGAACAACGGCATGTACGGCACCATCCGCATGCACCAGGAGAACCACTACCCCGACCGCATCAGCGGCACGCGGCTGCAAGGGCCTGACTACGTGGCGCTGGCGCGGGCCTTTGGCGCGCATGCGGAGCGCGTCGCCGCCACCGCCGACTTTGCCCCGGCCCTGGAGCGGGCGCGCGCAGCCGGCGGCCTGGCCTTGCTGGAGCTGGTCACCGACCCACGGCAGATCACGCCCACCAAGCGTTTGGCATGA